The Sulfitobacter donghicola DSW-25 = KCTC 12864 = JCM 14565 genome has a segment encoding these proteins:
- a CDS encoding DoxX family protein — MTALLNLYRSVTDMLEKADWLLPTLARFLFAAILLMYFWVSGLTKIGEGFFGIFSPSTGAYVQIFPRMMEAVGYDTDQFSFFHGIFVLAGTWAEFILPALIVLGLFTRLAALGMIGFVALQSLTDLYGHNGWEDPSVIGGWFDRIPDGIILDQRAFWVFALLVLVIKGAGPISFDRALSKRT; from the coding sequence ATGACTGCCCTCCTAAACCTCTACCGCTCCGTAACAGACATGCTGGAGAAAGCAGACTGGCTGCTGCCAACCTTGGCGCGGTTCCTCTTTGCCGCCATCCTGTTGATGTATTTCTGGGTCTCCGGCCTGACAAAAATTGGCGAAGGCTTTTTCGGGATATTCTCTCCGTCGACCGGCGCCTACGTTCAGATTTTCCCACGTATGATGGAAGCAGTTGGATATGACACCGACCAGTTTTCCTTCTTTCACGGCATTTTTGTACTGGCCGGTACATGGGCTGAATTCATCCTGCCTGCGCTGATCGTTCTGGGCCTGTTCACGCGCCTTGCCGCGCTGGGGATGATCGGTTTTGTTGCCTTGCAATCTTTGACCGACCTTTACGGCCACAATGGTTGGGAAGATCCGTCGGTAATCGGTGGTTGGTTTGACCGCATCCCTGACGGCATCATCCTTGATCAACGCGCCTTCTGGGTTTTTGCTTTGCTCGTCTTGGTGATCAAAGGGGCGGGGCCAATTTCCTTTGACCGCGCCCTTAGCAAACGCACCTAA